In a genomic window of Alphaproteobacteria bacterium:
- a CDS encoding Gfo/Idh/MocA family oxidoreductase, with translation MRVGIAGYGVVGKRRRHFIDLRDDMQTVAVCDRNFAQEGAFEDGVRHYQTPQRLLEAEDLDALFVCLTNDVAANVTIAGFEKGLHVFCEKPPGRDLADIARVIEAERKHPKLVLKYGFNHRYHDSVRDALSIMRSGELGRAVNLRGVYGKSKFVSFGAHSDWRTKREQSGGGILLDQGIHMVDLMRLFAGEFTEVKSFVDNRFWGHDIEDNAYALMRTHDGVVAMLHSTATQWRHRFSLEITLEKGALILSGILSGSKSYGAETLTVLWADAEDDSGDPREQTTRYRKDPSWADEVGEFANAVLRGGKIEAGSSLDAWNTMQLVYRIYCADPAWQAKWNLFDSVENFIP, from the coding sequence ATGCGGGTTGGCATTGCGGGCTATGGCGTCGTCGGCAAACGCCGTCGCCACTTCATCGATCTGCGCGACGACATGCAGACGGTCGCCGTCTGCGACCGCAACTTCGCCCAGGAAGGCGCGTTCGAGGATGGCGTCCGACATTACCAGACGCCCCAACGCCTGTTGGAGGCCGAGGATCTCGACGCCCTGTTCGTCTGCCTGACCAACGACGTGGCCGCCAACGTCACCATTGCCGGATTCGAGAAGGGCCTACATGTCTTTTGCGAAAAGCCGCCGGGGCGCGATCTGGCCGATATCGCGCGTGTGATCGAAGCCGAGCGGAAGCATCCGAAGCTGGTCTTGAAATACGGCTTCAATCACCGCTATCACGATTCGGTGCGCGACGCGCTGTCCATCATGCGCTCGGGCGAGCTGGGACGCGCCGTCAATCTGCGCGGCGTCTACGGCAAGTCCAAGTTCGTGAGCTTCGGAGCGCATTCCGACTGGCGCACCAAGCGCGAGCAATCGGGCGGCGGCATCTTGCTCGACCAAGGCATCCATATGGTGGATTTGATGCGCCTGTTCGCAGGCGAATTCACCGAGGTGAAAAGTTTCGTCGACAATCGTTTCTGGGGCCACGACATCGAGGACAACGCCTACGCGCTGATGCGCACGCATGACGGCGTGGTGGCGATGCTGCATTCCACCGCCACTCAATGGCGCCACCGCTTCAGTCTTGAGATAACGTTGGAGAAGGGCGCCCTGATCCTGTCCGGCATTCTTTCCGGCTCGAAAAGCTATGGCGCCGAGACGCTGACTGTGCTGTGGGCCGACGCCGAGGACGATTCAGGCGATCCCAGGGAACAAACCACGCGTTACCGCAAGGACCCGTCCTGGGCTGACGAGGTGGGCGAATTCGCCAACGCCGTCTTGCGGGGCGGAAAGATCGAAGCCGGCTCGTCGCTGGATGCCTGGAATACGATGCAGCTGGTCTATCGCATTTACTGCGCCGATCCGGCATGGCAAGCCAAGTGGAACCTGTTTGACAGCGTGGAGAACTTCATCCCATGA
- a CDS encoding 3-deoxy-manno-octulosonate cytidylyltransferase, producing the protein MTRIIGLVPARMAASRFPGKPLFPIFGRPMLEHVFERAKMFKRWDALAICTCDEEIKSFADARGYPVIMTRSDHVRALDRVAEAATKCGFDIQDGDIVLNVQGDEPMMHPDMIAATIAPMEDRPQEVQGTILAMDIVDEAQYRNPDALKIIWDLKGKVLYTSRAPLPYCKSFSPDLGARRIYGIFGFRWHFLKLFTQLEPSPLEVKEACDSNRLYDHGYHQHIAPYPYRPSFSVDSPHDIATVEAAMAQDPLWGSY; encoded by the coding sequence ATGACGCGCATTATCGGACTCGTCCCCGCCCGCATGGCGGCCAGCCGATTTCCCGGCAAGCCCCTGTTTCCTATCTTTGGGCGACCCATGCTGGAACATGTGTTCGAACGCGCCAAGATGTTCAAGCGCTGGGACGCCTTGGCCATCTGCACCTGCGACGAAGAGATCAAATCCTTTGCCGACGCCAGGGGCTATCCGGTCATCATGACGCGATCAGATCACGTGCGCGCCCTGGACCGCGTGGCGGAAGCCGCGACCAAATGCGGATTTGACATCCAAGATGGCGACATCGTGCTCAACGTGCAAGGCGACGAGCCGATGATGCACCCCGACATGATCGCCGCTACCATCGCACCGATGGAAGATCGCCCCCAGGAAGTGCAAGGCACGATCCTGGCCATGGATATCGTCGATGAGGCGCAGTACCGCAACCCGGACGCCCTGAAGATCATCTGGGACCTGAAGGGCAAGGTGCTTTACACGTCGCGAGCACCTCTGCCCTATTGCAAAAGTTTTTCTCCAGATTTGGGGGCCAGGCGCATCTACGGCATTTTCGGCTTTCGCTGGCATTTTCTGAAATTGTTCACCCAGTTGGAACCCTCGCCGCTGGAAGTCAAGGAAGCCTGCGACAGCAACCGTCTGTATGATCACGGCTACCACCAGCACATAGCGCCTTATCCCTATCGGCCCAGCTTTTCCGTGGACAGCCCGCACGACATCGCCACCGTCGAGGCGGCGATGGCGCAAGATCCCCTGTGGGGCAGCTATTGA